In a genomic window of Sulfurimonas denitrificans DSM 1251:
- a CDS encoding HpaII family restriction endonuclease yields MNNKKFTFIDLFAGIGGFHQAMHELGGECVFASEIDIYARKTYKYNFKKYSPELFENGLFNEDIKTIMPEEIPDFDLLCAGFPCQPFSQAGKKYGFDDNHKSERGNLFFDIAEIIKVKRPKAFFLENVRGLVNHDNGNTFKTIQHILTEELGYSFYHQIIKASDYGLPQLRPRTFMIGFRDEDILKGFNFPPKIPLKFNMSDVWGGECSREIGFTVRVGGRGSNIDDRRNWDAYLVNGEVKRLSFKEAQKIQGFPDDFHFPVSPTHSMKQLGNSVAIDAVKAVGSKVIEYMNNLNKRGKPMNKTNNKGEWSELFAFIKILLEQKLLLSDKELNPTGDFFKINKITTENLDLEFIPVSDFKIKSIHTKTKEEAEIDISSIITDETLTNILNQIKAGSGTFEINDFEIIQTALGFSIVKGGNSSQKADIVLDIEHNTFVKENEGFGIKSYLGSKPTLLNASGNTNFMFEIDGLDNSKISEINQISTATKLRDRIVAINKNGGTFRYLKAEKDTMNYNLKMVDNVLPEIIGYLLMAFYGNRISNLSDIVNYLCDYTDILTHLDIDDKAMLINKLKKFLVDILLGFFAGEKWNGSYASNGTIVVKENGDLITFHIINMENLKNYLFENIKLDTPSTSRHKFGTIIQDKTKNYFKLNLQLRF; encoded by the coding sequence TTGAATAATAAGAAATTTACCTTTATAGACCTTTTTGCTGGTATTGGTGGTTTTCATCAAGCTATGCATGAGTTAGGTGGAGAATGTGTTTTTGCTTCTGAAATTGATATTTATGCTAGAAAAACTTATAAATATAATTTTAAAAAATATTCCCCTGAATTATTTGAAAATGGCTTATTTAACGAAGATATAAAGACAATTATGCCAGAAGAAATCCCTGATTTTGATTTATTGTGTGCTGGTTTTCCTTGTCAGCCATTTAGTCAGGCAGGCAAAAAATACGGCTTTGATGATAATCACAAATCAGAAAGAGGTAATTTATTTTTTGACATAGCAGAAATAATAAAAGTTAAACGACCAAAAGCATTTTTTTTAGAGAATGTGAGAGGTTTAGTTAATCACGATAATGGAAATACCTTTAAAACTATTCAGCATATACTTACGGAAGAATTAGGCTACTCTTTTTATCATCAAATTATTAAAGCTTCTGATTACGGATTGCCACAATTAAGACCCAGAACATTTATGATAGGTTTCAGAGATGAAGATATTTTAAAAGGTTTTAATTTTCCGCCTAAAATACCTTTAAAATTCAATATGAGTGATGTATGGGGTGGAGAATGTAGTAGAGAAATAGGCTTTACTGTTCGGGTGGGTGGTAGAGGTTCTAATATTGATGATAGAAGAAACTGGGATGCTTATTTAGTTAATGGCGAAGTTAAAAGACTGTCATTTAAAGAAGCTCAAAAAATTCAGGGTTTTCCCGATGATTTCCATTTTCCTGTCAGTCCTACTCATTCTATGAAACAATTAGGCAATAGTGTAGCTATTGACGCTGTTAAAGCAGTTGGTAGCAAAGTAATTGAATATATGAATAATCTTAACAAAAGAGGCAAGCCAATGAATAAGACTAATAACAAAGGTGAATGGAGTGAATTATTTGCTTTTATAAAAATATTATTAGAACAAAAATTATTGCTCTCAGATAAAGAGTTAAACCCTACGGGAGATTTTTTTAAAATCAATAAAATTACTACTGAAAATTTAGATTTAGAATTTATCCCAGTAAGTGATTTTAAAATTAAATCGATACATACGAAAACAAAAGAAGAAGCAGAAATAGACATAAGCAGTATCATTACAGATGAAACATTAACTAATATTCTTAATCAAATTAAAGCTGGAAGTGGCACTTTTGAAATAAATGATTTTGAAATAATACAAACAGCATTAGGGTTTAGTATTGTAAAAGGCGGTAATAGTTCTCAAAAGGCAGATATAGTTTTAGATATAGAGCATAACACATTTGTTAAAGAGAATGAGGGTTTTGGTATTAAATCATATTTAGGAAGTAAGCCGACTTTATTAAATGCTTCTGGTAATACAAACTTTATGTTTGAGATTGATGGTTTAGACAATAGTAAAATTAGTGAAATTAACCAAATTTCTACTGCAACCAAGCTTAGAGATAGAATAGTAGCAATAAATAAAAATGGTGGCACATTCCGTTATTTAAAAGCTGAAAAAGATACTATGAATTACAATTTAAAGATGGTTGATAATGTCTTACCTGAAATTATTGGTTATCTCTTAATGGCTTTTTATGGGAATAGAATTTCTAATTTATCTGATATTGTAAATTATCTATGTGACTATACAGATATTTTAACTCATTTGGATATAGACGACAAAGCTATGTTGATAAATAAATTAAAAAAGTTTCTTGTTGATATATTATTAGGTTTTTTCGCTGGAGAAAAATGGAATGGCTCTTATGCGAGTAATGGAACAATAGTTGTAAAGGAAAATGGCGATTTAATTACGTTTCATATAATCAATATGGAAAACTTAAAAAATTATTTGTTTGAAAATATAAAATTAGATACACCATCAACATCACGACATAAATTTGGAACAATAATTCAGGATAAAACAAAAAATTATTTTAAATTGAATTTACAGTTAAGATTTTAG
- a CDS encoding DUF234 domain-containing protein, with the protein MLKTKLLEQFRSFYARNYPDDMETQIEYFAIFGGLGWEIETTKDASALIKELILDNYKTLNKKIEELTLSNPEYLRLLKALAIGNRKIFSSFNRAGLNNANGGAALNYLEQKGLIQIEYSREEPIRTSRPNEKLKREEARYRISHKVLFTHPFIRFWFYFVAPHSKTIALYQYDEFFKAFETRRNSYTSLVFEELSEILLNYNLRDSQILSSGSYWEANVEIDILTITHDDKIYVAECKWTNHKVTKAEWHKIIDKCKKIGIEPTQIVIFSKRGFSKELKLLEGKELALYSCENFSSLVKNSSNIKLIEGIYK; encoded by the coding sequence ATGCTAAAAACTAAACTACTAGAGCAGTTTCGCTCATTTTATGCAAGAAATTATCCTGATGATATGGAGACTCAAATCGAGTATTTTGCTATTTTTGGCGGACTTGGTTGGGAGATAGAGACAACAAAAGATGCATCTGCTCTCATAAAAGAGCTTATCCTTGATAACTATAAAACATTAAACAAAAAGATTGAGGAACTAACTCTCTCAAATCCAGAGTACTTAAGACTTCTAAAAGCTCTAGCAATTGGTAACAGAAAGATTTTTTCATCATTTAACAGAGCTGGGTTAAACAATGCTAATGGAGGAGCTGCGCTAAATTATCTTGAGCAAAAAGGGTTAATCCAAATAGAGTACTCAAGAGAGGAGCCAATCCGCACCAGCCGTCCAAATGAGAAACTAAAACGTGAAGAAGCAAGATACAGAATCTCACATAAAGTTCTATTTACGCATCCATTTATCAGATTTTGGTTCTACTTTGTAGCACCTCATTCCAAAACAATAGCACTCTATCAATATGATGAGTTTTTTAAAGCCTTTGAGACAAGGCGAAATAGCTATACCAGTTTAGTTTTTGAGGAGCTCTCAGAGATACTTCTAAACTATAATCTAAGAGATTCTCAAATTTTAAGCTCAGGAAGCTACTGGGAAGCAAATGTTGAGATAGACATACTCACAATCACTCACGACGATAAAATTTATGTAGCCGAGTGCAAATGGACAAACCATAAAGTAACTAAAGCTGAGTGGCATAAAATAATAGATAAATGCAAAAAAATAGGCATAGAGCCAACACAAATAGTTATATTTTCAAAAAGAGGGTTTTCAAAAGAGTTAAAACTCTTAGAAGGTAAAGAGCTAGCGCTCTACAGCTGTGAAAATTTCAGCTCTCTTGTAAAGAACAGCTCAAACATTAAGCTGATAGAGGGGATTTATAAATGA
- a CDS encoding J domain-containing protein — protein sequence MEIVLRNNLILINTDFDTLNSGWMREFLSHHARGMLFLDKAVLVFRNESLSESRNEFIKELSQYHALKHDFSHEFFLRSMLKFGNQPIRIELNKSQEPKNIKVNLYAYDKNRVLITLDRANSWVMSYLRSQLEVYIERGTDSSLVLDLSDLKSRERLDKTLNKRSVLHYQITYTFDNRFMSKLYSEFAHYSFGNLCKEEEDREKNYFYMVLECPVGASQDALRESYKKLAKVYHPDKLHNESPYIIKRYTQKFQLLQEAYAALRAS from the coding sequence ATGGAGATTGTTTTACGCAATAATCTTATTCTTATCAATACGGACTTTGATACGCTAAATAGCGGATGGATGAGAGAGTTTTTAAGTCATCATGCTAGAGGAATGCTTTTTTTAGATAAAGCAGTTCTTGTCTTTAGAAATGAATCACTTAGTGAATCTAGAAACGAGTTCATAAAAGAGCTAAGCCAGTATCACGCCCTAAAACATGATTTTTCACATGAATTTTTTCTTCGTTCAATGCTTAAATTTGGAAATCAACCAATCAGAATAGAGTTAAATAAATCTCAAGAGCCAAAAAACATAAAAGTAAATCTTTACGCATATGATAAAAACAGAGTTCTAATCACGTTAGATAGAGCTAACTCTTGGGTTATGAGCTACTTACGCTCACAACTTGAAGTCTATATAGAGCGAGGAACAGATAGTTCTTTGGTTCTTGATTTGTCAGATTTAAAATCAAGAGAGAGGTTAGATAAAACTCTAAATAAACGCAGTGTTTTACACTATCAAATAACTTATACCTTTGATAACCGCTTTATGAGTAAGCTTTATAGCGAATTTGCACACTACAGCTTTGGCAATCTTTGCAAAGAGGAAGAAGATAGAGAAAAAAATTACTTTTATATGGTTCTAGAGTGCCCAGTTGGAGCTAGTCAAGATGCGCTAAGAGAGAGCTATAAAAAATTGGCAAAAGTTTATCATCCAGATAAGCTTCATAACGAATCACCCTACATAATAAAACGCTATACTCAGAAGTTTCAACTCTTACAAGAGGCATACGCTGCGCTTAGGGCTAGTTAA
- a CDS encoding cupin domain-containing protein, with the protein MSILQSKNIFSDIPASLKEEFFETLLSSKNIKIERIISYGHVTKEGEWYDQSQNEWVILLSGEAVLLFVDGEEVHLRGGDYINIPAHKKHRVSWTTPKQESVWLAIHY; encoded by the coding sequence GTGTCTATTTTGCAGAGTAAAAATATATTCTCAGATATTCCAGCTTCACTTAAAGAGGAGTTTTTTGAGACACTTTTAAGCAGTAAAAATATAAAAATAGAGAGAATTATCTCTTATGGGCATGTGACAAAAGAGGGCGAGTGGTATGACCAGAGCCAAAATGAGTGGGTTATTTTACTAAGTGGCGAGGCGGTGCTTTTATTTGTTGATGGTGAGGAGGTACATTTAAGAGGTGGAGATTATATAAACATACCAGCACACAAGAAACATAGAGTTTCATGGACAACGCCAAAGCAGGAGAGTGTTTGGTTGGCTATTCATTATTAA
- the aguB gene encoding N-carbamoylputrescine amidase: MVKVSAVQMSMSEDKASNLDKAENLAREAAKNGAQIILLPELFEGYYFCKDMDEKYFSWAAPREGNPLINRFASLAKELKVVILISYFEKSQEGYFNSLVVADTDGTIMDNYRKTHIPDGPGYEEKFYFKSGNTGFKVYDTAYAKIGVGICWDQWFCETARALTLMGAEIIFYPTAIGSEPEIHLDSKEHWQRVQMGHAATNTVPVVVANRIGEERGATCTLNFYGSSFITDYTGAKIAEASRDKEEIIYASFDIEDNQKQRQYWGLIRDREPKAYAKICELKTGI; encoded by the coding sequence ATGGTTAAAGTAAGTGCTGTTCAGATGAGTATGAGTGAGGATAAAGCCTCAAACCTTGATAAAGCTGAGAACTTGGCTAGAGAAGCTGCCAAGAATGGTGCGCAGATTATACTCTTGCCTGAGCTCTTTGAGGGTTACTACTTCTGTAAAGATATGGATGAGAAGTACTTTTCGTGGGCAGCTCCAAGAGAGGGAAATCCTCTTATAAATAGATTTGCCTCTTTGGCAAAAGAGCTAAAAGTAGTTATTTTAATCAGCTATTTTGAGAAGAGTCAAGAGGGATATTTTAACTCTCTTGTTGTGGCAGATACCGATGGCACTATCATGGATAACTACCGCAAAACGCACATTCCAGATGGTCCTGGATATGAAGAAAAATTCTACTTCAAATCTGGAAATACAGGCTTTAAAGTTTATGACACCGCTTATGCTAAGATAGGTGTTGGAATCTGCTGGGATCAGTGGTTTTGCGAAACAGCTAGAGCACTAACGCTTATGGGTGCAGAGATAATCTTCTATCCAACAGCAATTGGAAGTGAGCCAGAGATACATCTTGATTCAAAAGAGCATTGGCAAAGAGTTCAAATGGGACATGCCGCTACAAATACTGTTCCAGTCGTTGTTGCAAACCGAATCGGAGAAGAGAGAGGTGCTACATGTACTCTTAATTTCTATGGCTCGTCATTTATAACAGATTACACAGGTGCAAAAATTGCTGAAGCTAGTAGAGATAAAGAGGAGATTATTTACGCCTCTTTTGATATAGAGGATAACCAAAAACAGAGACAGTACTGGGGACTTATACGAGATAGAGAACCAAAAGCGTACGCTAAAATTTGTGAACTTAAAACAGGAATATAA
- a CDS encoding TM2 domain-containing protein has protein sequence MKGKILDFNTQSSSGVISADDGNRYNFNTSEWKSEKSPKVNQIVDFAISAENATAIYLDRSVSFVEAKSKIAAALLAFFLGAFGIHKFYLGCNSAGVIMLVLFLVGFVLLGLPSLIIGLIAFIESIIYIVKSDEDFQRVYVDNKKCWF, from the coding sequence ATGAAGGGTAAAATATTAGATTTTAATACTCAAAGTAGTTCAGGTGTTATCTCGGCAGATGATGGCAACAGATATAATTTTAACACTTCAGAGTGGAAGAGTGAGAAAAGCCCAAAAGTTAATCAGATTGTTGATTTTGCCATAAGCGCAGAGAATGCAACAGCTATATACCTTGATAGAAGTGTATCTTTTGTAGAGGCCAAGAGTAAAATAGCAGCTGCTCTGCTTGCTTTCTTTTTGGGTGCTTTTGGAATCCACAAGTTTTATCTTGGATGCAATAGCGCTGGGGTAATTATGTTGGTGTTATTTCTAGTAGGTTTTGTACTATTGGGTCTGCCTAGTTTAATCATTGGTCTTATCGCTTTTATTGAGTCTATAATCTATATTGTTAAATCAGATGAAGATTTTCAAAGAGTATATGTTGATAACAAAAAGTGCTGGTTTTAA
- a CDS encoding hemerythrin domain-containing protein: protein MSNIKDFMTQDHRDCDEIFVEMENAVVSKSQDVLVKFEAFYDALTNHFKMEEMVLFPAFEQETGMSEGPTQVMVMEHEQMRELLSKMSKAIEGGDNNKFFGLSETLMILMQQHNMKEEQMFYVMAEQHLGDDADHIISHMRTLRH, encoded by the coding sequence ATGTCTAATATTAAAGATTTTATGACTCAAGACCATAGAGATTGCGATGAGATTTTTGTAGAGATGGAGAATGCGGTTGTTTCTAAAAGTCAAGATGTTTTGGTTAAATTTGAAGCATTTTATGATGCTTTGACAAATCACTTTAAAATGGAAGAGATGGTTCTTTTTCCAGCATTTGAGCAAGAAACAGGCATGTCTGAGGGTCCAACGCAAGTTATGGTTATGGAGCATGAGCAGATGAGAGAGCTGTTATCAAAGATGAGCAAAGCAATTGAAGGCGGAGATAATAATAAGTTTTTTGGTTTGTCTGAGACTCTTATGATTTTAATGCAGCAGCACAATATGAAAGAGGAGCAGATGTTCTATGTTATGGCCGAGCAACACTTAGGTGATGACGCAGACCATATTATTTCGCATATGAGAACTCTTAGGCATTAA
- the nfo gene encoding deoxyribonuclease IV — translation MSKFVGAHVSASGGVFNAVENAQKIGAKAFALFTKNQRQWSAKEFDSETIDKFKTALEKSGILPRHVLPHDSYLINLGHPELDAREKSLDAFLDEVQRCSLLGLDRLNFHPGSHLKKISEDECLANISESMNRVLDKTSGVSLVIENTAGQGSNLGWKFEHLAQIIDKVEDKSRVGVCIDTCHMFSAGYDIRTREAYDKSWGEFDKIVGFKYLMGMHINDSKAKFGSHVDRHNSLGVGEIGLDTFKFIMNDERMDDIPLILETIDDSIWAQEIRLLYSFVN, via the coding sequence ATGAGTAAATTTGTAGGAGCACATGTAAGTGCGAGTGGCGGAGTTTTTAATGCGGTTGAAAATGCACAAAAGATAGGGGCAAAAGCGTTTGCGCTATTTACTAAAAATCAGAGGCAGTGGAGTGCAAAAGAGTTTGATAGTGAAACTATAGATAAATTTAAAACAGCATTAGAAAAAAGCGGAATTTTGCCTCGCCATGTACTTCCTCATGACTCTTATCTTATAAATCTTGGGCATCCAGAGCTTGATGCGAGAGAAAAATCATTAGACGCATTTTTGGATGAAGTGCAAAGATGCTCTCTTTTAGGGCTTGATAGATTAAATTTTCACCCAGGAAGCCATCTAAAGAAGATAAGTGAAGATGAGTGTTTGGCAAATATATCTGAATCTATGAATAGGGTTTTAGATAAAACAAGCGGTGTCAGTTTGGTTATAGAGAATACTGCAGGACAGGGAAGCAACCTTGGTTGGAAGTTTGAGCACCTAGCGCAGATAATCGACAAAGTAGAAGATAAAAGTCGTGTGGGAGTCTGCATAGATACATGTCATATGTTTAGCGCAGGGTATGACATAAGAACAAGAGAAGCTTACGATAAGAGTTGGGGTGAGTTTGATAAAATAGTGGGTTTCAAATATCTTATGGGCATGCACATAAACGACTCAAAGGCAAAGTTTGGCTCACATGTAGATAGACATAACTCTTTAGGAGTCGGCGAAATCGGTCTTGATACTTTTAAATTTATAATGAATGACGAAAGAATGGATGATATTCCTCTTATTCTTGAAACCATTGATGATAGTATATGGGCTCAAGAGATTAGGCTACTTTATTCGTTTGTAAATTAA
- a CDS encoding DUF475 domain-containing protein, protein MSYFKFSFIFTFIALLISLWWGYHLGGWSSALSMMLVTLILASMEVSLSFDNAVVNASILKTWDEYWKKLFLTVGILIAVFGMRLLFPLVIVAQTADMGILEVWNLALDNPVEYSSKLIAHHAEISAFGGVFLLLVFLNFMLDEEKNIHWIEIIEKKLGLLGKIEAISIFVSIVVLMFFATFVEEGQKLAVLNAGLWGIIVYVSVDILGFVLEKEDEKKHISSTVKKGSIGGFLYLEVLDASFSFDGVIGAFAITKDIVVIMLGLGIGAMFVRSITIYLVEKGTLDSYIYLEHGAHYAIGILAFIMLFGMKFHIPELFTGLVGVAFILLSLYSSIKYRRLS, encoded by the coding sequence TTGAGCTATTTTAAATTCTCTTTTATTTTTACATTTATTGCACTGCTTATTTCGCTTTGGTGGGGTTATCATCTTGGCGGATGGAGTAGCGCGCTTAGCATGATGTTAGTTACTCTAATCTTAGCTTCTATGGAAGTTTCCCTCTCTTTTGATAACGCTGTTGTAAATGCTTCAATCCTTAAAACATGGGATGAGTATTGGAAAAAGCTCTTCTTAACCGTTGGTATTCTGATTGCTGTTTTTGGTATGAGACTTCTTTTTCCTCTTGTTATAGTTGCTCAAACTGCAGATATGGGCATCTTAGAAGTTTGGAATTTAGCACTTGATAATCCTGTGGAGTATTCAAGCAAACTAATTGCCCATCATGCAGAAATATCTGCTTTTGGAGGTGTATTTTTACTTCTTGTATTTCTTAACTTTATGCTTGATGAAGAAAAAAATATTCACTGGATTGAGATAATTGAGAAAAAACTTGGACTTCTTGGCAAGATTGAAGCCATCTCTATTTTTGTATCGATAGTTGTTTTAATGTTTTTTGCAACATTCGTAGAAGAAGGGCAAAAACTAGCTGTGCTAAACGCTGGACTTTGGGGTATTATAGTCTATGTCAGTGTTGATATATTAGGATTTGTTTTAGAAAAAGAGGACGAGAAAAAACATATTTCAAGCACAGTAAAAAAAGGCAGTATCGGCGGATTTTTATACCTTGAAGTTTTAGACGCATCTTTCTCTTTTGATGGTGTCATAGGTGCTTTTGCAATTACAAAAGATATTGTAGTTATCATGCTTGGACTTGGTATTGGAGCTATGTTTGTGAGATCAATTACAATCTATTTAGTGGAAAAAGGGACGCTTGATTCATATATATACCTCGAACATGGTGCTCATTATGCCATCGGTATCTTAGCTTTTATCATGCTATTTGGTATGAAATTTCATATTCCAGAACTCTTTACAGGACTTGTAGGAGTCGCTTTCATACTACTCTCCTTGTACTCATCCATAAAATACAGACGCCTCTCTTAG
- a CDS encoding DUF2780 domain-containing protein: MKKRPAIALLSAALLSTQLSAFDMGSMMKAATPLLSGTPATTKTTKEDNALLSSLSALGVTKTQAAGGAAALLSGAKDKMEPSEFQALTKQAPALGNIMNSTSAAASLLGATSPESQFSALGIDASMIAPFKDTIISYAKEYVSPEIITALVGALEL; the protein is encoded by the coding sequence ATGAAAAAAAGACCAGCAATAGCTCTCTTAAGCGCAGCTCTGCTCTCTACACAATTAAGCGCATTTGATATGGGTTCTATGATGAAGGCTGCAACTCCTTTACTATCAGGCACTCCAGCAACTACAAAAACTACTAAAGAGGACAATGCACTCTTATCATCACTAAGCGCACTTGGAGTAACTAAAACTCAAGCAGCAGGTGGTGCAGCGGCACTTTTAAGTGGTGCAAAAGACAAAATGGAACCTTCAGAGTTTCAAGCACTTACAAAACAAGCTCCTGCGTTAGGCAACATTATGAATTCTACTTCAGCTGCTGCTTCTCTTTTGGGTGCAACATCTCCAGAGAGCCAATTTAGTGCTTTGGGTATAGATGCATCAATGATTGCTCCATTTAAAGATACTATTATCAGCTACGCGAAAGAGTATGTATCTCCTGAGATAATTACTGCATTAGTTGGTGCATTAGAGCTCTAA
- a CDS encoding Y-family DNA polymerase: MKYINLSYFKPLLSNLPTIAFMKIHIDIDCFFVSAARIQEPSLEFKPVAIGGRSDTKIFNKDAKKQAVNFENSGSFVPTFYKAYEERDDDIDAFKDEDGRVRGILTTSSYEARAYGVKTAMSIKEALSLCPHLIIKAPDMSLYQKLSHELHEFLQTKIPLVEQASIDEFYGDLSGWVDDSDVPNFIAALRDEIKSVTKLPVSIGAAKTRYIAKLSTTYAKPFGCRVIFENELESFIEKIPVTKFAGIGKSMSEKLLDAQIHTLGELSKRRGTIESWGPYAKELYLRVCGLSDDDITTKHIRKSIGISRTFDPLRDRNELRRRVHVLARHLSFAILKLKVIPTVFHLSLNYEMSQKSHKNISLCEIFTEKKFDSLCLKLFDEADVHKRLHLIRMSINCSSFTRESRKELSLIGFEEDQKMYRLTNHSQEIREKYGIDMLKWGSEL; this comes from the coding sequence ATGAAATATATCAATTTGTCATATTTTAAACCTCTACTCTCAAATTTACCTACAATTGCGTTTATGAAAATACACATAGATATAGACTGCTTTTTTGTAAGTGCCGCTCGTATACAAGAGCCCTCTCTTGAGTTTAAGCCTGTGGCAATCGGCGGACGCAGCGATACGAAAATATTTAACAAAGATGCAAAAAAACAGGCCGTAAACTTTGAAAATTCTGGCTCTTTTGTACCTACTTTTTACAAGGCTTATGAAGAGAGAGATGACGATATAGACGCTTTTAAGGATGAAGACGGACGAGTGCGAGGCATACTTACAACTTCTAGTTATGAGGCAAGAGCGTATGGTGTTAAAACCGCAATGAGCATAAAAGAAGCCCTGTCACTTTGCCCTCATCTAATCATAAAAGCGCCCGACATGTCACTTTATCAAAAGCTCTCACATGAACTTCACGAGTTTTTACAGACTAAGATACCACTTGTTGAACAAGCCAGTATTGATGAGTTTTATGGGGATTTGAGCGGTTGGGTGGATGATAGTGACGTGCCAAACTTTATAGCTGCTCTAAGAGATGAGATAAAGAGTGTTACTAAACTTCCCGTCTCAATTGGCGCAGCAAAAACTCGCTACATCGCAAAACTCTCTACTACTTATGCAAAACCTTTTGGATGCAGAGTCATTTTTGAAAATGAGCTGGAGAGTTTTATAGAAAAAATCCCTGTTACAAAATTTGCAGGAATCGGTAAAAGCATGAGCGAAAAACTTCTGGATGCGCAAATTCACACACTTGGAGAGTTGAGTAAAAGACGAGGCACGATAGAGTCATGGGGACCTTATGCAAAAGAGCTATATCTTAGGGTTTGTGGACTTAGTGATGATGATATAACAACCAAACATATAAGAAAATCCATAGGCATCTCAAGGACGTTTGACCCACTTCGTGATCGAAATGAACTAAGAAGAAGAGTGCATGTACTCGCTCGTCATCTTAGTTTTGCCATCTTAAAGCTAAAAGTCATTCCAACAGTTTTTCATCTATCACTAAACTATGAAATGAGCCAAAAATCACATAAAAATATCTCTCTTTGCGAGATTTTTACAGAAAAAAAATTTGACTCACTCTGCCTAAAACTTTTTGATGAAGCCGATGTTCATAAAAGATTACATCTAATAAGAATGAGCATAAACTGCTCAAGTTTTACGAGAGAATCACGTAAAGAGCTATCTCTCATAGGCTTTGAAGAGGATCAAAAAATGTATCGCCTTACAAATCACTCGCAAGAGATACGTGAAAAATATGGGATAGATATGTTGAAATGGGGAAGCGAATTATGA
- a CDS encoding CNNM domain-containing protein, with product MTLLITYLLIALLVSFLCSVLEAVLLSSTNSYIQSLSNGQNEYLVNKLKDLKSNIDKPISSILTVNTFAHTMGAAGVGAQAQIVFGEEWQALVAFIVTLLILYFSEIIPKTIGALYWKKLLLPSAYIISFMMVLSRPFTWFSSILTNMISKNQKHQSNFSRDEIMAIVAMGEREGAILSKESDLIENLLKLKNIKAKDIMTPRSVVFALRADTKVEEAIEDDRMYIHSRIPIFRDTLDDVVGVVFNQKILEESNEDHDEITLESISHEVHMVSENLPVPQLIDLFVKRKTHLFIVFDNYGQTVGVVSLEDAIETLLGVEIVDEMDEIEDMQLFAKDKSKQFQDRMKVERKKIEKAKLV from the coding sequence ATGACGCTACTCATAACTTATCTCTTAATCGCTCTTTTAGTATCGTTTCTCTGCTCAGTTCTTGAAGCAGTTTTACTCTCAAGCACAAATTCATATATTCAGAGCTTGTCAAATGGGCAAAATGAATATTTAGTAAATAAATTAAAAGATTTAAAATCAAATATTGATAAACCAATATCTTCTATTTTAACAGTCAATACTTTTGCGCACACAATGGGTGCAGCAGGTGTTGGTGCTCAAGCACAGATAGTTTTTGGAGAGGAGTGGCAAGCTCTTGTTGCATTTATTGTAACGCTGCTTATTCTATATTTCTCAGAGATTATTCCTAAGACAATAGGCGCACTTTACTGGAAAAAACTTTTACTTCCATCTGCTTATATAATCTCATTTATGATGGTTCTTAGCAGACCTTTTACTTGGTTTTCATCAATTTTAACAAATATGATATCTAAAAACCAGAAGCATCAAAGTAATTTTTCACGTGATGAAATTATGGCTATTGTCGCTATGGGTGAGAGAGAGGGTGCGATTTTATCAAAAGAGAGTGATTTGATAGAGAATCTGCTGAAACTGAAAAATATTAAAGCAAAAGATATTATGACTCCAAGAAGTGTTGTGTTTGCACTTAGAGCAGATACAAAAGTTGAAGAAGCTATTGAAGATGATAGGATGTATATTCACTCACGTATTCCGATATTTAGAGACACTTTAGATGACGTTGTAGGAGTTGTTTTTAACCAAAAAATACTTGAAGAGAGTAATGAAGATCACGATGAAATAACGCTTGAGAGCATCTCTCATGAGGTTCATATGGTTTCTGAGAATCTTCCAGTTCCGCAATTAATAGATCTTTTTGTAAAGAGAAAAACACACCTTTTTATTGTTTTTGACAACTATGGTCAAACCGTAGGTGTTGTGAGTCTTGAAGATGCGATAGAGACACTCTTAGGCGTTGAGATTGTTGATGAGATGGATGAGATTGAAGATATGCAGCTTTTTGCAAAAGATAAAAGTAAGCAGTTTCAAGATCGTATGAAAGTTGAGAGAAAAAAGATAGAAAAAGCTAAATTGGTTTAA